From a single Candidatus Binatota bacterium genomic region:
- a CDS encoding ATP-binding cassette domain-containing protein, translating to MGEVMGRQLNHIISFYPGLAKDPRLSELTEEFAIGPLLLRKGKDLSHGERQRWALFTALIKKPKLLLLDEPENGLDIDFSSQLSRTLHREIRDNGLSMLVATHFPQNYPFVQNTVELG from the coding sequence ATGGGCGAGGTTATGGGACGGCAGCTCAATCATATTATTTCATTCTATCCAGGGCTCGCTAAAGATCCCCGTCTCAGCGAGCTTACAGAAGAATTTGCAATAGGGCCCCTTTTGTTGCGGAAAGGGAAAGACCTATCTCACGGCGAGCGCCAGCGTTGGGCGCTCTTTACGGCGTTAATAAAGAAACCGAAGCTCCTTCTGCTAGATGAACCCGAAAACGGTTTGGACATAGATTTTTCGTCGCAACTGAGTCGGACGTTGCATCGGGAAATACGGGATAACGGGCTGAGCATGCTGGTCGCAACTCACTTCCCCCAAAACTACCCATTCGTCCAGAACACAGTTGAATTGGGTTGA